Genomic window (Jeotgalibaca ciconiae):
GAAGGCCAAATACTAGCAGTAAAAGCAATCGAATATATGAAAGAAAAAAATAATGCTTCGATTGAAGCTACCTCTCTATAACATTGAACTATAACAGCTTTTTGAACTGTTTCTTAACTAATAGAACAGCTTTAAAAAGCTTTTTTATCGAAAAAAGTCATGTAAATTCAAAGCTTCGTGTTATACTAAAGAAGTAATATTCCTTTTATATTTGAACCTGTCCTATAGTGATTCAGCTAGTGTTTCATTTCTAAAAATTAGCAAGGATGGTATTCGTGCAAAGATGGTTGTGTATGCGTGCTATAATAATCATGTAAAAATGAATGAGGAGGAAATGCAATGGAATTGACAATTTTAGGCTTTATGGGTGGATATCCAACGCGAGATATTGGTACAACCGCCTATTTGCTAGAATCAAAAAACTATCATTTACTAATTGACGTAGGCAGCAACGCTGTCCTGTCATTGGAACACCACCTTGATCCGCTTGATTTGAATGCAGTAATCCTAACACATTACCATCCTGACCATGTTGCTGATATGGGTGTTCTACAGCATGTATTTCAATTGAAGGAGCGTGGAGATGGAAAGCCAAAACAGATTTTGCCGATTTATGGTCATACTGAATCTGATTTGCATCTTTTGCGTACCAGTGAGGGCGTATCAGAGGGAGTGGATTATTCTGAGAAAGATATAATGACAATCGGTCCTTTTGAAATTCGCTTTTTAAAAACGATTCATCCCGTTCCTTGCTATGCTTTGTCGATTATTGACACGACTAGTGGTAAAAAATTTGTATTTACAGCCGATTCTGCTTATTTAGAGAGTTTTGTTGATTTTGCCAAAGATGCCGATCTTTTGTTGGCTGATGCAAATTTATATCGTGGAAATGAGAAGCATCATGCTCATATGACTTCAAAAGAAGTTGGCGAACTTGCTGAAGAAGCAAAGGTAAAAGAACTGGTTCTGACACATCTGCCGCCAGAGGGAGATTGGGAACGTTTGTTAGAAGAAGCGAAAGAATCTGCTCCAAATGTAAGAGTTACATTAGCTGAAAAAAATCGAAAGATTCAAATATAAAGAAGCAGCAGCTAAGCCCACTTTAAAAGAGAGAGGCTGGCGCAGCAAGTTAGACTATTGTGGACGTAAAAGTTTAACCTCCACTAAAGAAACTAAAAGTTAACGAAAATGAAGGGAATGACGTTGTTCTTATGTATTTTGTAGACAATCAAAACCATTTAGATCCAAGTGTTAATATTTCTCTAGAAACTTATTTATTAAAAGAAAAGAAATTGGACGAGCCGATTCTTTTGTTCTATATTAATGAGCCGTCCATTATTATCGGGCGTAATCAAAATACGATTGAAGAAATCAATCAAGGATATGTGGAAGACAATGGAATTCACGTGGTTCGTCGTATGTCTGGTGGCGGGGCGGTATACCATGACTTAGGAAACTTTTCTTTCTGCTTTATTACGGAAGATGATGGGAATTCATTCCGGGATTTTGCAAAATTCACCGAACCGGTTATTGGATTTTTACACAGTGTGGGCGTTAAAGACGCAGCATTGAAAGGTAGAAATGACTTGACGATTGGGGAAAAGAAATTTTCAGGAAATGCCATGTATTCTACAAACGGCCGCATGACTGCACATGGGACAATTCTTTTTGATTCGGATTTAGACGCTGTTACAAGTGCATTAAAACCGCGCAAAGAAAAAATTGAATCCAAGGGCATCAAATCCATTCGCAGCCGCGTAACCAATATAAAGCCGTTCGTAGATGATCAGTATAAAGAACTTTCAACAGAAGAATTTCGCGATTTAATGTTGCTTTATATTTTTGATGTTGAAAAACGAGAAGATGTTAAGGAATATCTCTTGACAGAAGAAGATTGGAAACGTGTGTATGAAATTCGTGAAGAATACTTTGGTAATTGGGATTGGAACTATGGACAGTCGCCAAAATTCGATGTTGAAATTCGTAAACGTTACCCAATTGGAACGATCGATTTTAACTTTAATATTGAATCTTCAAAAATTAAGAGTGTGAAAGTTTATGGAGATTTCTTTGGCCTAGGAGAAATTTCTGATGTAGAAGAAGCACTTGTTGGAACACACTTCACAAAGAAAGACGTAAAAGAAAAACTAGAAGAAATTGATTTGAAGAAATACTTCGGCAATATTACGGCGGATGAGCTAGCGGAATCATTATTTGAACAATAATTTTTTGCTGGATTTTTATGGAATGGATGAGGAGGATATAGATGGCTCAAAATCTTTTTCAGTATTCAATTCGGACGAAAGAAAAACAAACTTTTGTTAATTTAGACCGTTACTTAGAGGATGCACTTGAACAGAGTGGTATCCAAGATGGAATGATGCTTGTGTATTGTCCACACACGACAGCTGCAATTACTATAAATGAGAATGCTGACCCAGATGTAAAAATAGACTTAAAACTTGGGTTAGATGAAACCTTTCCCAATAAAAGTGATTATGTTCATATGGAAGGAAATTCCGATGGACATATGAAGTCATCTGTCGTTGGAGCAAATGAAATGTTAATTGTCAGCGATGGGAAACTTATTTTAGGAATGTGGCAAAGTGTCTATTTTGCTGAATTTGATGGACCTCGCACAAGAACGGTATATGTAAAAATTATTAAAGGGTAGAAAAAGGGGCTGGGAAAAAACTCCCAGCCTCTTTCCTATACCCGAATAATGTAGCGTAAATGTGCTCAAAAAGGCAGCCCCGACGTCCACTTCACGAATCATGCTCAGATGGTCTGCAACCATCTTGCGCTTATTCGCTCCAGTGATTCGGGGCTGAACGCCTTTTTTCCCACTCTCTTTTTGTTGATACCTTTTATAAGTAATTTCGGCCTGCAATCATTAGCTGCATTAGGCTAATCCAATAGCAGATTCCATTTTATGTAAGGTCTTATTAGCAATTTCTGAAGCTCGCTGCGCGCCATCAGCTAGGACACGATCTAATTCATCAGATTCCAATAGCTCTTTATAACGTGTTTGAATAGGCTCTAAAACAGCGATGACTGCCTCTGCTAGTTGTTCTTTGAAGTAACCATAACCACTACCTGCAAATTCCGCTTCAAGCTCTTTAATCGATTTATCAGTAAAGGCTGAAAAAATAGTTAATAAGTTTGAGATTCCTGGCTTATTTTCTTTATCATATTCGATAACACCGCTAGAATCAGTTTTTGCACTTTTAATTTTTTTAAGGATAACTTTTGGTTCGTCCAATAAAGAAATAAATCCTTTTACATTTGTATCTGATTTACTCATTTTCGCAGTTGGTTCTTGTAAACTCATGATGCGACTGCCTTCTTCCGG
Coding sequences:
- a CDS encoding MBL fold metallo-hydrolase gives rise to the protein MELTILGFMGGYPTRDIGTTAYLLESKNYHLLIDVGSNAVLSLEHHLDPLDLNAVILTHYHPDHVADMGVLQHVFQLKERGDGKPKQILPIYGHTESDLHLLRTSEGVSEGVDYSEKDIMTIGPFEIRFLKTIHPVPCYALSIIDTTSGKKFVFTADSAYLESFVDFAKDADLLLADANLYRGNEKHHAHMTSKEVGELAEEAKVKELVLTHLPPEGDWERLLEEAKESAPNVRVTLAEKNRKIQI
- a CDS encoding lipoate--protein ligase, which codes for MYFVDNQNHLDPSVNISLETYLLKEKKLDEPILLFYINEPSIIIGRNQNTIEEINQGYVEDNGIHVVRRMSGGGAVYHDLGNFSFCFITEDDGNSFRDFAKFTEPVIGFLHSVGVKDAALKGRNDLTIGEKKFSGNAMYSTNGRMTAHGTILFDSDLDAVTSALKPRKEKIESKGIKSIRSRVTNIKPFVDDQYKELSTEEFRDLMLLYIFDVEKREDVKEYLLTEEDWKRVYEIREEYFGNWDWNYGQSPKFDVEIRKRYPIGTIDFNFNIESSKIKSVKVYGDFFGLGEISDVEEALVGTHFTKKDVKEKLEEIDLKKYFGNITADELAESLFEQ
- a CDS encoding secondary thiamine-phosphate synthase enzyme YjbQ, translating into MAQNLFQYSIRTKEKQTFVNLDRYLEDALEQSGIQDGMMLVYCPHTTAAITINENADPDVKIDLKLGLDETFPNKSDYVHMEGNSDGHMKSSVVGANEMLIVSDGKLILGMWQSVYFAEFDGPRTRTVYVKIIKG